One region of Dehalococcoidia bacterium genomic DNA includes:
- a CDS encoding MBL fold metallo-hydrolase, with product MEITWFGHSCFRIKGKEAIILVDPCPDTTGYSLGKVQADIVAISHAHPGHSFLDTLQEGYRVIKGPGEYEIKDTYITGIASFHDNEQGKKSGKNTIYVIEMEGVTLCHLGDLGHPLTPEVTGDLGNINVLFVPVGGHSTIGGQAAADLVRNLNPGYAVPMHYKTGDEKADLEFPEKFLKELGIKDQALQPKLVVTRTNIPLNTQVVLLDYPH from the coding sequence CCGCATCAAAGGCAAGGAGGCTATTATATTAGTCGACCCCTGTCCCGATACCACCGGCTATTCTCTGGGCAAGGTACAGGCGGATATAGTGGCCATCAGTCATGCTCATCCCGGCCATTCCTTTCTCGATACACTGCAGGAGGGATACCGCGTGATCAAAGGCCCGGGGGAATATGAAATAAAAGACACTTACATTACGGGCATTGCTAGCTTCCATGACAACGAGCAGGGCAAAAAGTCAGGCAAGAATACGATCTATGTGATCGAGATGGAGGGTGTGACGCTCTGCCACCTGGGTGATCTCGGTCATCCGCTGACCCCCGAGGTCACCGGTGATCTGGGAAATATCAATGTATTGTTCGTCCCTGTGGGTGGTCATTCCACCATCGGCGGCCAGGCCGCAGCAGATTTAGTGCGGAACCTCAATCCGGGCTACGCCGTCCCCATGCATTACAAGACAGGGGACGAGAAGGCCGATCTTGAATTTCCTGAGAAATTTCTCAAGGAGCTCGGCATCAAGGACCAGGCCCTGCAACCCAAGCTTGTCGTCACCAGGACCAATATTCCTCTCAACACGCAGGTGGTACTGCTCGACTACCCGCATTAG
- a CDS encoding S41 family peptidase, whose product MKMKPALCVLLALAVLVTSLPMLACDFKFIPGEADKKILQGLPQEFLTISQAWDVLQKNYVDKTKLDPIKMAQGAIRGMVAAVDDPYTEYFSPQSFESTLIDLTGLYYGIGAYIGKKDNQIIIMSPIPGSPAEEAGLKSGDMILKIDGQSTAQMNTTEASQKIRGPAGTDVVLLVYRDGDKEPYEKKITRREIKLDSVKFEMRGQLAYIRIQQFILPTTSDFKKALTEADRQGAKGLILDLRDNPGGLLSEAVDVASQFLIRGIAVKTVDKDGLETVQKVKPGGIAKDLPLIVLVNGGSASASEIVAGALQDNGRAKLAGEKTFGKASVQNFVRLDDGSAIKMTTAHYYTPNGTLISDTGLTPDYPLELKDEELIKWAEDYLNGIISPQPTPAPAQ is encoded by the coding sequence ATGAAAATGAAACCTGCCCTGTGTGTCCTGCTGGCGCTGGCTGTGCTGGTTACCAGCCTGCCCATGCTGGCCTGCGATTTTAAATTTATACCGGGCGAAGCGGATAAAAAGATCCTGCAGGGATTGCCGCAGGAGTTCCTGACCATCAGCCAGGCCTGGGACGTGCTGCAGAAGAACTACGTTGATAAAACCAAGCTCGATCCGATTAAGATGGCCCAGGGCGCCATACGGGGCATGGTGGCAGCGGTGGACGATCCATATACCGAATATTTTTCACCGCAGTCATTCGAGTCGACACTGATCGATCTTACAGGCCTTTACTATGGTATAGGCGCTTATATAGGAAAGAAGGACAATCAGATCATTATCATGTCGCCCATACCCGGCTCACCTGCCGAGGAGGCCGGATTGAAGTCAGGAGACATGATACTGAAGATAGACGGGCAGTCTACCGCGCAGATGAATACGACCGAGGCGTCGCAGAAGATAAGGGGCCCGGCCGGAACAGATGTTGTCCTCCTGGTTTACAGGGATGGTGACAAGGAGCCGTATGAGAAAAAGATAACCAGGCGCGAGATCAAACTGGATTCGGTTAAATTCGAGATGCGCGGGCAGCTGGCCTATATACGGATACAGCAGTTCATACTTCCCACAACCAGCGACTTTAAGAAGGCGCTGACGGAGGCCGACAGGCAAGGCGCCAAAGGCCTCATTCTCGACCTGCGCGACAATCCCGGCGGCCTGCTTTCGGAGGCCGTCGATGTGGCCAGCCAGTTCTTAATTCGCGGCATCGCGGTAAAGACCGTGGATAAGGATGGACTTGAGACGGTCCAGAAGGTCAAGCCGGGAGGCATCGCCAAAGACCTGCCGCTGATAGTGCTGGTCAATGGCGGCAGCGCCAGCGCCAGCGAGATCGTGGCGGGTGCGCTGCAGGATAACGGCCGGGCAAAGCTGGCCGGAGAGAAAACATTCGGTAAAGCCAGCGTGCAGAATTTCGTCAGGCTCGATGACGGATCAGCCATTAAAATGACGACGGCGCATTACTATACGCCCAACGGTACGCTTATCAGCGACACAGGTCTGACGCCCGATTATCCACTGGAGCTCAAGGACGAGGAGTTGATCAAGTGGGCAGAGGATTATCTGAACGGGATCATTTCTCCGCAGCCCACGCCGGCGCCGGCTCAATAA
- the pdxT gene encoding pyridoxal 5'-phosphate synthase glutaminase subunit PdxT, whose amino-acid sequence MTASISSQKLPDPMIGVLSLQGAFIEHILMFERIGVRAIEVKLPDQLGQISGLVIPGGESTTMMKLMHSFDLIDSVKNLAVRGVPVWGTCAGMICLAKGAVNPDGNPMETLGLMDISVKRNAFGRQVDSFETQLQISGIQGGPFPAVFIRAPLIFKAGDGVEVLARLPGGEIVTAVQGKLLATSFHPELTVDDRLHRYFAGMAGL is encoded by the coding sequence ATGACTGCATCGATATCAAGTCAAAAATTGCCTGATCCGATGATAGGAGTTCTATCCCTTCAGGGCGCCTTCATAGAACACATACTCATGTTCGAACGGATCGGCGTCAGGGCAATCGAGGTGAAACTGCCCGATCAGCTGGGGCAGATCAGCGGCCTGGTCATACCGGGCGGAGAAAGCACCACCATGATGAAGCTGATGCACAGCTTCGACTTGATCGATTCGGTTAAAAATCTTGCGGTGAGAGGTGTGCCGGTCTGGGGTACCTGTGCCGGCATGATATGCCTGGCTAAAGGCGCGGTGAACCCGGACGGCAACCCCATGGAAACTCTCGGGCTGATGGACATCTCCGTGAAGCGCAATGCCTTCGGCCGGCAGGTGGACAGCTTCGAAACGCAACTACAGATATCAGGTATACAAGGGGGGCCTTTCCCCGCTGTTTTTATCCGCGCTCCCCTGATATTCAAGGCAGGGGACGGTGTGGAGGTACTGGCCAGGCTGCCCGGCGGCGAGATTGTAACGGCCGTACAGGGGAAGCTGCTGGCAACCTCCTTTCATCCCGAGCTGACCGTCGACGACAGGTTGCACAGATATTTTGCGGGCATGGCCGGCCTGTAG
- a CDS encoding glutamine synthetase family protein: MAKKDRAEAVEYVLKMAKEHDIKFINLWFTDILGFLKSFSITIEELERAMEEGMGFDGSSIEGYARIDESDMIALPDPDTFQLLPWRPKEQSVGRMFCDIYKPEGTPFEGDPRFILKQNLKRAADLGYTFYVGPELEFFYFKNSGGTEILDSGGYFDLVPLDMAVDLRRQTVLALEEMGIGIEYSHHEVAPSQHEIDMRYTDALTMADNVMTYRLVVKQVAMENGVYATFMPKPIFGENGSGMHVHQSLFKGDRNAFFDKNDPFHLSKIARSYIAGLLKHAPEITSVTSQWVNSYKRLVPGYEAPVYLSWARRNRADLIRVPEYKPGREMATRMEYRSPDPACNPYLVFSVMLAAGLDGIEKGLEPPAPVEENVYQMTEEQRRRRGIKMLPGSLSEAIALTEKSALVKKALGDHLFNAFIQNKKVEYNNYRIQVTEYEIKKYLPVL, encoded by the coding sequence ATGGCAAAGAAAGACCGGGCGGAAGCGGTTGAATACGTGCTCAAGATGGCAAAGGAGCACGATATAAAATTCATCAACCTGTGGTTCACCGACATACTTGGCTTCCTCAAGAGTTTTTCCATCACAATCGAGGAGCTTGAGCGTGCCATGGAGGAAGGCATGGGCTTCGACGGGTCGTCCATTGAGGGCTATGCCCGCATAGACGAGAGCGATATGATCGCCCTGCCGGACCCCGACACGTTCCAGCTGCTGCCGTGGAGGCCCAAGGAGCAGTCGGTCGGGCGCATGTTCTGTGACATCTACAAGCCGGAGGGCACACCTTTTGAAGGAGATCCAAGGTTCATCCTCAAGCAAAATCTAAAGCGCGCCGCCGACCTGGGCTACACTTTCTACGTGGGCCCCGAGCTGGAGTTCTTCTATTTCAAGAACAGCGGCGGCACCGAGATACTCGATTCCGGCGGCTACTTCGATCTGGTCCCGCTGGATATGGCGGTCGACCTGCGCAGGCAGACGGTGCTGGCGCTCGAGGAGATGGGCATCGGCATCGAGTATTCGCACCACGAGGTCGCGCCCAGCCAGCATGAGATCGATATGCGCTACACAGATGCGCTCACCATGGCGGACAACGTTATGACCTACAGGTTGGTGGTCAAGCAGGTAGCCATGGAGAACGGTGTCTATGCAACGTTTATGCCCAAGCCCATATTCGGCGAGAACGGCAGCGGCATGCACGTGCACCAGTCGCTCTTCAAGGGCGACAGGAACGCCTTTTTCGATAAGAACGACCCCTTCCACCTGTCCAAGATCGCCAGGAGCTATATCGCCGGACTGCTCAAACATGCTCCCGAGATAACCTCGGTGACCAGCCAGTGGGTCAACTCGTATAAACGCCTGGTGCCCGGATATGAGGCGCCCGTATACCTTTCATGGGCCCGGCGCAACAGGGCGGACCTGATCAGGGTGCCGGAGTATAAACCCGGCCGGGAGATGGCCACCCGCATGGAGTACAGGTCCCCCGATCCGGCCTGCAACCCTTACCTGGTATTCAGTGTAATGCTGGCGGCAGGGCTTGACGGCATTGAGAAAGGTCTGGAGCCGCCCGCGCCGGTTGAGGAGAACGTTTATCAGATGACCGAGGAGCAGAGGAGGCGCCGCGGCATTAAAATGCTGCCCGGCAGCCTATCAGAGGCCATCGCGTTAACGGAGAAGAGCGCACTGGTCAAAAAAGCATTGGGAGACCATCTCTTCAACGCCTTTATCCAGAACAAGAAAGTGGAATACAACAATTACAGAATCCAGGTAACGGAATACGAGATCAAGAAATATTTGCCCGTCCTGTAG
- a CDS encoding P-II family nitrogen regulator, which produces MKKIEAIIRPEKLDSIKDALSARGMLGMTVTNVSGRGRQKGIALQWRAGEYRVDFLPKVKIELVLADEECQTALDIICQAARTGREGDGMIFVLPVENALRVRTSDNGEICITAK; this is translated from the coding sequence ATGAAAAAAATAGAAGCTATCATCAGACCTGAAAAGCTGGACTCTATCAAGGATGCCCTGTCCGCCAGAGGGATGCTGGGCATGACCGTGACAAATGTCAGCGGCCGTGGCCGCCAGAAGGGCATTGCCCTGCAATGGAGGGCCGGTGAATATCGCGTCGACTTCCTGCCCAAGGTGAAAATCGAGTTGGTGCTTGCAGATGAGGAATGCCAGACAGCCCTGGACATCATCTGCCAGGCGGCCCGCACCGGGCGGGAAGGAGACGGAATGATTTTCGTATTACCTGTCGAGAACGCTCTGAGGGTTCGGACCAGCGATAATGGTGAAATCTGCATAACCGCAAAATGA
- a CDS encoding ammonium transporter, which produces MNSGDTAWLLTSTALVLLMTPALAFFYGGMVRRKNLLSTIMMSFAILCMISILWVLYGYTMAFGPDVKGLVGDFSWFGLASVGQDPSPVYASTVPQLAFVAFQATFAIITVALWTGAVVERIKFGALLAFAALWFTLVYCPVAHWVWGSGGWLVKLGALDFAGGTVVHVNAGISALALALVLGPRIGFKEGESMEPNNIPYVVLGAALLWFGWFGFNAGSALTAGGLASSAFIATNTAAAAAGFTWMILGWINRRPSVLGAATGAVVGLVAITPAAGFVPVWAAIPIGAIGAAISYYVMVWRAKSSGVDESLDVFACHGMGGTWGALATGIFATTAVNSAGSGLIDGNWKQVLIQMSAIAATAVYAFGVSWLLAKALKSTMGLRVKEEEEAVGLDISQHGETAYGGVS; this is translated from the coding sequence ATGAATTCCGGCGATACCGCCTGGCTGCTCACATCAACTGCACTTGTACTGCTCATGACCCCCGCTCTGGCCTTTTTCTATGGTGGCATGGTCAGGAGGAAAAACCTGCTCTCCACCATTATGATGAGCTTCGCTATCCTCTGTATGATATCCATATTATGGGTCCTCTACGGATACACCATGGCCTTCGGTCCCGATGTTAAGGGGCTGGTGGGCGATTTCTCATGGTTCGGGCTTGCCAGCGTCGGCCAGGATCCTTCCCCTGTTTACGCAAGCACAGTACCCCAGCTCGCATTTGTAGCCTTTCAGGCCACGTTCGCCATTATCACAGTGGCGCTCTGGACAGGCGCCGTTGTGGAACGTATCAAGTTCGGTGCGCTGCTGGCCTTTGCGGCTCTCTGGTTTACCCTGGTTTATTGTCCGGTCGCCCACTGGGTATGGGGAAGCGGCGGCTGGCTGGTTAAGTTAGGCGCACTCGATTTCGCCGGCGGCACCGTGGTCCACGTCAACGCCGGAATATCCGCCCTGGCCCTCGCGCTGGTGCTGGGCCCTCGCATAGGATTCAAGGAAGGCGAATCCATGGAGCCCAACAATATACCTTATGTCGTGCTGGGCGCAGCCCTGCTCTGGTTCGGATGGTTCGGCTTCAATGCCGGCAGCGCCCTGACCGCCGGAGGGCTTGCCTCCAGCGCTTTCATTGCTACCAATACTGCAGCCGCGGCGGCAGGATTTACCTGGATGATACTCGGCTGGATCAATCGCCGTCCCTCGGTGCTGGGTGCAGCTACCGGTGCGGTGGTGGGACTGGTGGCCATTACACCGGCTGCAGGTTTCGTGCCCGTCTGGGCCGCGATTCCTATCGGTGCAATCGGCGCCGCTATCTCCTATTACGTGATGGTCTGGAGGGCAAAGTCATCCGGAGTGGATGAATCGCTGGATGTCTTCGCCTGCCATGGCATGGGCGGGACATGGGGCGCCCTGGCCACCGGCATATTCGCCACCACAGCCGTCAATAGCGCCGGTTCCGGACTGATCGACGGGAACTGGAAACAGGTGCTGATTCAGATGTCGGCCATCGCAGCCACCGCTGTTTACGCCTTCGGGGTGTCGTGGCTGCTGGCGAAGGCTCTCAAATCGACCATGGGACTGCGCGTGAAAGAAGAGGAGGAAGCTGTTGGTCTCGATATATCACAGCATGGCGAAACTGCTTATGGAGGTGTTTCATAA
- a CDS encoding response regulator transcription factor codes for MSNILLVTNEMDRVRDLSAGLSRMGFSCTACIYADDVIQQDARQSFHAVLIDISSISTHGDSAWKWFRKLKLRRLLPVIALVSSSTLHLVLEQGFEDFVIKPWNLDELSTRIRRAIAETTKPDRDMVIKVGDLTIDPVRCEVELAGRLLALTFKEYELLKLLATNEGKVFTRESLLNEIWGYDYYGGDRTVDVHIRRLRSKIEDPVHSFIETVRNIGYKFKESGSAK; via the coding sequence GTGAGCAATATTTTACTGGTTACCAACGAGATGGACCGCGTCAGGGACCTTAGCGCCGGCCTGAGCCGCATGGGATTCTCCTGCACAGCCTGTATTTACGCCGATGATGTCATCCAGCAGGATGCCCGTCAATCTTTTCATGCTGTTCTCATAGACATATCCTCGATATCAACGCACGGCGACTCCGCCTGGAAGTGGTTCAGGAAGCTCAAATTGCGCAGATTGCTCCCCGTCATCGCATTGGTCTCTTCATCAACATTACACCTGGTGCTTGAGCAAGGTTTTGAGGACTTCGTGATCAAGCCCTGGAACCTGGACGAGTTGTCTACAAGAATACGACGCGCCATAGCCGAAACGACGAAGCCCGACCGGGACATGGTAATCAAAGTGGGAGACCTGACCATAGATCCTGTGAGGTGCGAGGTGGAACTGGCCGGCCGCCTGCTGGCCCTGACCTTCAAGGAATATGAACTGCTCAAATTACTGGCAACCAACGAGGGCAAGGTCTTCACGCGTGAGTCGCTGCTGAACGAGATATGGGGCTACGATTACTACGGGGGAGACAGGACGGTTGATGTGCATATCAGAAGACTGCGCAGCAAAATAGAGGATCCCGTACACTCATTCATAGAAACAGTCAGAAATATCGGCTATAAATTCAAGGAATCCGGCTCAGCCAAATAG
- a CDS encoding NrpR regulatory domain-containing protein — MIGQETRDVERKITAILKILSDAQAPMGSRMISGLLEEQGIYLGERAVRYHLKIMDERGLTRSAGHKDGRTITVPGLEELRNSLVTDKIGFIGSRIERLAYQTNVGLRSGTGRIPVDVSLFYRDQFPAVLKIMKAVFDSGLSSSSLVALAGEGNNLGGLVVPAGQVGLATICNVAVNGCLLKSGIPVYARFGGLLQIKEGHPFRFVDLVEFTGSTIDPSDIFIAGRMTDVIQAASDGNGKVLADYCEIPMLSFSRADELLQRMKNSGLITQAFLARPGEKICEIPFNPEKAGLVCLSGLNAAAAVAESGITVSNHSMCGLLDVSRLRPFVELL, encoded by the coding sequence ATGATTGGACAGGAAACGCGCGATGTAGAAAGAAAGATCACAGCCATACTTAAGATACTCAGCGATGCGCAGGCGCCCATGGGCAGCCGCATGATATCGGGCCTGCTGGAGGAACAGGGCATCTACCTGGGCGAACGGGCTGTGCGTTATCACCTCAAAATAATGGATGAACGCGGCCTGACGCGCTCAGCGGGTCACAAGGATGGCCGCACTATTACGGTGCCCGGCCTCGAGGAATTAAGAAACTCGCTGGTCACCGACAAGATCGGTTTTATCGGATCCAGGATAGAGCGCCTGGCCTATCAGACCAATGTTGGCCTGCGTTCAGGGACAGGACGCATACCGGTAGATGTATCACTCTTCTACCGCGACCAGTTCCCCGCAGTATTGAAAATCATGAAGGCCGTATTTGACTCCGGGCTGTCCTCATCCAGCCTGGTAGCGTTGGCCGGTGAAGGCAACAACCTCGGCGGCCTCGTGGTTCCTGCGGGCCAGGTCGGGCTGGCCACTATATGCAATGTTGCTGTGAACGGCTGCCTGCTTAAATCTGGCATACCTGTTTATGCGCGTTTTGGGGGCCTGCTGCAGATAAAGGAAGGTCACCCTTTCAGATTTGTTGACCTGGTCGAGTTCACAGGCTCGACAATCGATCCTTCCGATATCTTTATCGCCGGCAGGATGACTGACGTCATTCAAGCCGCATCTGATGGTAACGGCAAGGTGCTGGCCGACTATTGTGAAATACCCATGCTGTCCTTCAGCAGAGCCGATGAGCTGCTGCAGCGGATGAAGAACAGCGGCCTTATCACGCAGGCATTCCTGGCCAGGCCGGGTGAAAAGATCTGTGAGATACCTTTCAATCCTGAAAAGGCAGGACTGGTCTGTCTCAGCGGTCTGAACGCAGCGGCAGCTGTGGCTGAGAGCGGCATAACGGTGTCCAACCACTCCATGTGCGGTTTGCTGGACGTATCCAGGCTGCGACCGTTCGTCGAATTGTTATAA
- the hisF gene encoding imidazole glycerol phosphate synthase subunit HisF, whose amino-acid sequence MLTKRIIPCLDVTGGRVVKGTSFTNLRDAGDPVEQAAFYYGEGADELVFLDIGATPEGRETMVHVVENVAKQVFVPLCVGGGLRTIEDMRRMLKAGADKVSINTAAVQNPGLLREGAAIFGRQCMVLAVDARRLTNDSTAAWEVCTHGGRKPTGIDVLKWIEKAVDLGAGEILLTSWDADGHRSGYDNELNRAVSELVTVPVIASGGAGTLEHLYQALSLGKADAVLAASIFHYREFSIRQTKEYLAAKGIPVRLQ is encoded by the coding sequence ATGTTGACCAAACGTATTATACCGTGCCTCGACGTAACGGGCGGACGCGTGGTCAAAGGCACGAGCTTCACCAATCTGCGCGATGCCGGAGACCCGGTAGAACAGGCAGCTTTCTATTACGGCGAAGGAGCGGATGAACTGGTTTTCCTGGACATAGGGGCAACACCCGAAGGCAGGGAAACCATGGTTCACGTAGTTGAAAACGTGGCCAAACAGGTCTTTGTTCCGCTATGTGTGGGCGGCGGACTGCGCACCATAGAGGATATGCGGCGTATGTTAAAGGCAGGCGCCGACAAAGTGTCTATCAATACCGCCGCCGTACAGAATCCCGGACTGCTCAGGGAGGGCGCCGCCATTTTCGGCAGGCAATGCATGGTGCTGGCGGTGGATGCCCGGCGATTAACCAATGACAGCACTGCCGCCTGGGAGGTCTGCACGCATGGCGGCCGCAAGCCTACCGGCATCGATGTATTGAAATGGATTGAAAAGGCGGTCGACCTTGGCGCGGGCGAGATATTGCTGACCAGCTGGGATGCCGATGGGCATAGGTCGGGTTACGATAACGAGCTCAATCGCGCGGTCAGCGAACTGGTGACCGTGCCGGTCATCGCCAGTGGCGGTGCCGGCACGCTGGAGCACCTGTACCAGGCACTGTCCCTCGGCAAGGCGGACGCAGTGCTGGCCGCCAGCATATTTCATTACAGGGAGTTTTCGATCAGGCAGACCAAAGAATACCTGGCCGCAAAAGGGATACCAGTGAGGCTGCAGTGA
- the hisH gene encoding imidazole glycerol phosphate synthase subunit HisH, with translation MIAVIDYGAGNIGSVVNALVNLGHRPTVTGSASAILNADAVFLPGVGAAADTMKSLSAAGIDECVKKLVDLKKPLFAICVGLQVLLDATEEGGEYKCLGIIPGRVCMLPAGLKIPHMGWNQVKQIHAHPIFTGIPDNTNFYFVHSYYARPMDRSVIAGTTEYGLEFCSMIINDNLFATQFHPEKSGEPGLRMYSNFLKYSLL, from the coding sequence ATAATTGCCGTGATCGACTACGGCGCCGGCAACATCGGCAGCGTGGTTAACGCCCTGGTGAACCTTGGCCATCGGCCCACTGTCACTGGTTCCGCATCTGCAATCCTCAATGCCGACGCCGTGTTCCTGCCCGGCGTTGGCGCGGCCGCCGATACGATGAAAAGCTTGTCGGCCGCCGGAATTGATGAGTGCGTAAAGAAGCTGGTTGATTTAAAAAAGCCGCTCTTCGCCATCTGTGTGGGCCTGCAGGTGCTGCTCGACGCCACAGAGGAAGGCGGCGAATACAAATGCCTGGGCATTATACCCGGCAGGGTCTGCATGCTTCCCGCCGGATTAAAGATACCGCACATGGGATGGAACCAGGTCAAACAGATTCATGCTCACCCTATCTTCACCGGCATTCCGGATAATACCAATTTCTATTTTGTGCACAGCTATTATGCCCGGCCGATGGACCGTTCCGTTATTGCCGGAACAACGGAATACGGCCTCGAGTTCTGCTCCATGATTATTAACGACAACCTTTTCGCAACTCAATTCCACCCCGAAAAAAGCGGGGAGCCTGGACTCAGGATGTACTCAAACTTCCTGAAATATAGCCTGCTATGA